The region AGCGGGGACAGGATTTGAACCTGCGACCTCTGGGTTATGAGCCCAGCGAGCTACCGAACTGCTCCACCCCGCGTCGTTGTGTCTCTATGTTACCCACCCCACGGAGCGAACAGCAAATCGGATCGGGGGAAGGCCGGCCGGTCCGGAGGCCCGTCGTCGGTGGGCTTCGGGAGTAACCCGGCATCGGCGGCTTCCCGGTAGCCTCCACCGCCACTACGCATCAGCGGCACGAGCAGGATTCGTGCTGACCGCGATGCCCTGACCCGCCGGCGGCTGTGACTCTGGAGGCATGGCTCCACGTTGTCTGATCGTCGACGACAGCGACTGCTTCCTGCAGGCCGCTCGCGAGATGCTCCACGCTGAAGGAATCGCCGTGGTGGGCGTGGCGTCCACCACGGCCGAAGCGCTCGACCGGTGTGCCGATTCGCGACCGGATGTCGTGCTTATGGACGTCGACCTCGGGCAGGAAAGCGGATTGGACGCGGCCCAGCGGATCGCCGACACGGCGGCCGACGGCCGGCCGCGCGTCATCTTGATCTCGGCCCGGCATGAGGAGGACCTCGCGGAGCTGATCGAGGCCAGCCCCGCCATCGCCTTCCTGCCCAAGCTGCGCCTGTCCGGGGCAGCGGTCAACGAGGCCCTGTGGGCGGCGGACTCGGGATCGGGCCTGCAGGAGGGAGCCGATCGATGACGGACCGACGGTGCTCCATCAGGACCCGCCTGACCATGATCGCCGGGATGGTGATGGCGGTGATCTACACCGCTCTTGCGGGGCTCATCCTGGTGGTGCTGCGGGAGAGCGCCGCGAAGTCCCGGACCGAGCGACTGGTCACCGACGCCGTCCGGTTCCTCCGGCACGCCCGCACCCACGGGCCCTGGTCCGCACCCCGGCCGGACATCTCCGGCACCGCGATCCAGGTGTTCACCCCGTCCGGAGCACAGGCCATGGCGACGCCGGACCTGGCGGGCCGGCCGCCGATCGTCAATTTCCGTCCCGACCCCGACTCCCATGTGATCAAGACGCTGTGCGACCTGCCCGCGTTTCCCGGCCGGTGCCGGATCGTGATCGACATCCCCTACCACGTCAGAGGCGACATGTGGCGGCTGTACATGGCCGCCCCCGACGTGCCGTGGTACGTCAGCCCCGGACTCCTGGGCTCGCTCATCGCCTGCTGGCTGCTGCTGCTCGCGTTCACCGCCTGGGGCGCCCACCGCATCGTGGGCAAGACCCTGGCGCCGGTGCACGCGATCAGCGCCAAGCTCGCCACGATCGCCGCCAGCGACCTGGGCGAACGGGTGCCGGTCCCCGAGAGCCGCGACGAGCTGCGGCATCTGGCCGAGACCGCCAACCAGGCTCTGGCGCGGGCCCAGGCGGCGGTGCAGCGGCAGCTCCGGTTCGCCTCCGACACCAGTCACGACCTGCGCAGCCCGCTGGCCGCCATGCGCACAGAACTGGAGGACGCACTGGCGCATCCGGAGGACACCGACTGGCCGGACACCGGCAAGGCGGTGCTGGGCAGCGTCGAGCGCCTGCAAGCCCTGGTCGCCGACCTGCTCCAGCTGTGCCGGCTGGACGCGGGTGTCAGCGGCCGGAACGACCCCGTCGATCTGACCGGCCTGGTGCGCGACGAGCTGGACCGGCGACCGCGCAAGGTG is a window of Microbispora sp. NBC_01189 DNA encoding:
- a CDS encoding response regulator, with amino-acid sequence MAPRCLIVDDSDCFLQAAREMLHAEGIAVVGVASTTAEALDRCADSRPDVVLMDVDLGQESGLDAAQRIADTAADGRPRVILISARHEEDLAELIEASPAIAFLPKLRLSGAAVNEALWAADSGSGLQEGADR
- a CDS encoding HAMP domain-containing sensor histidine kinase, with protein sequence MTDRRCSIRTRLTMIAGMVMAVIYTALAGLILVVLRESAAKSRTERLVTDAVRFLRHARTHGPWSAPRPDISGTAIQVFTPSGAQAMATPDLAGRPPIVNFRPDPDSHVIKTLCDLPAFPGRCRIVIDIPYHVRGDMWRLYMAAPDVPWYVSPGLLGSLIACWLLLLAFTAWGAHRIVGKTLAPVHAISAKLATIAASDLGERVPVPESRDELRHLAETANQALARAQAAVQRQLRFASDTSHDLRSPLAAMRTELEDALAHPEDTDWPDTGKAVLGSVERLQALVADLLQLCRLDAGVSGRNDPVDLTGLVRDELDRRPRKVTVVERFDAAVVVDGDRIGLARLLTNLLDNAERHAVSSITVTVGHHDGSAVLTVTDDGEGIAPDQREVVFHRFVRLAASRARDADGSGLGLPIARQIAEAHGGTLVIEDSERGARFVLRIPIPPPRQSTESP